Proteins co-encoded in one Longimicrobiales bacterium genomic window:
- a CDS encoding M20/M25/M40 family metallo-hydrolase, translating to MRRSTLSLAAAAAVFAGATPALGQTWAVEDPVLRQIWEVGMNDSRVMDIAQTLLDSIGPRLTGTPGYDNATDWAVKTLSSWGVDARKEQYGTWNGWRRGISHIDLVSPRVRTLEGTMLAWSPGTNGRPVEAQVIAVPSFDSEAAFEAWLPSVSGKIVASAFPQPTCRPMRHYEEYGQTYNFGGRRFGGGGPPQGDPGPANAAEKLAQERRAAQQAFSANKPRNLRNRLEDAGAVAILESNWSNDLGVNKIFGTTTTRTPTVDLSCEDYGLVYRLAANNQGPVVRITAEAEDLGEVPVHNVVGMVRGSELPNEYVLLSAHFDSWDGGSGATDNGTGSSMMLETMRILRQAYPNPRRTIVIALWGGEEQGLNGSRRFVAMHPEIVDGIQAVFNQDNGTGRVQNISMSGFVDAAAAFGSWFARLPSQLSGQIDLQIPGTPGTGGTDHVSFVCAGAPAFNLSALGWDYGTSTWHTNRDTFDKLVEEDIRSNATLAAMLVYLASEHPDRVSREKRNMGQIPWPPCQPGAAASPRAGN from the coding sequence ATGCGACGCAGCACACTCTCGCTCGCCGCGGCCGCTGCGGTCTTTGCCGGCGCGACCCCCGCGCTCGGCCAGACCTGGGCCGTCGAGGACCCCGTACTCCGGCAGATCTGGGAAGTCGGTATGAACGACTCCCGCGTCATGGACATTGCACAGACCCTGCTCGACTCGATCGGTCCGCGCCTGACCGGCACCCCCGGCTATGACAACGCGACGGACTGGGCCGTGAAGACCCTCAGCAGCTGGGGCGTCGATGCACGGAAGGAGCAGTACGGCACCTGGAACGGCTGGCGTCGCGGGATCTCGCATATCGACCTGGTCAGCCCGCGCGTCCGCACGCTCGAGGGGACGATGCTCGCCTGGAGCCCGGGCACGAACGGACGTCCCGTGGAGGCGCAGGTCATCGCCGTACCGTCGTTCGACTCGGAGGCCGCGTTCGAGGCCTGGCTGCCGTCCGTCAGCGGGAAGATCGTCGCTTCCGCGTTCCCGCAGCCGACCTGCCGCCCGATGCGTCACTACGAGGAGTATGGCCAGACGTACAACTTCGGCGGACGTCGTTTCGGCGGCGGTGGGCCCCCGCAGGGCGACCCCGGCCCGGCCAACGCCGCGGAAAAGCTGGCGCAGGAGCGCCGCGCCGCGCAGCAGGCATTCTCAGCCAACAAGCCGCGCAACCTGCGCAACCGTCTCGAGGACGCCGGCGCGGTCGCGATTCTCGAATCCAACTGGTCGAACGACCTGGGCGTGAACAAGATCTTCGGCACCACGACCACGCGCACGCCGACGGTCGATCTCAGCTGTGAGGACTACGGCCTCGTCTACCGCCTCGCCGCCAACAACCAGGGGCCCGTCGTCCGCATCACCGCCGAGGCGGAGGATCTGGGCGAGGTGCCCGTGCACAATGTCGTGGGCATGGTGCGCGGCTCGGAGCTCCCCAACGAGTACGTACTGCTGTCGGCGCACTTCGATTCGTGGGACGGCGGATCCGGCGCCACGGATAACGGCACGGGCTCATCCATGATGCTCGAGACCATGCGCATTCTGCGTCAGGCCTATCCGAACCCGCGGCGCACGATCGTCATCGCGCTCTGGGGCGGCGAGGAGCAGGGGCTCAATGGCTCTCGCCGTTTCGTCGCCATGCACCCCGAGATCGTCGACGGCATTCAGGCCGTCTTCAACCAGGACAACGGCACGGGTCGCGTCCAGAATATCTCGATGTCCGGTTTCGTCGATGCCGCTGCTGCGTTCGGCTCGTGGTTCGCGCGGCTGCCCAGCCAGCTCTCCGGTCAGATCGATCTCCAGATCCCGGGCACGCCCGGCACCGGCGGCACCGACCACGTCTCGTTCGTCTGCGCCGGCGCACCCGCATTCAACCTGAGCGCGCTCGGCTGGGATTACGGCACGTCCACGTGGCACACCAACCGCGATACGTTCGACAAGCTCGTCGAGGAGGATATACGCAGCAACGCCACTCTCGCCGCGATGCTCGTCTACCTCGCATCCGAGCACCCCGATCGTGTCTCGCGCGAGAAGCGCAATATGGGTCAGATCCCCTGGCCGCCGTGCCAGCCGGGCGCTGCAGCTTCGCCGCGCGCGGGGAACTGA